From the Leptospira sp. WS60.C2 genome, one window contains:
- a CDS encoding PP2C family protein-serine/threonine phosphatase: protein MKFILPFILLTYSLSAEVITLGSGWTFQQSGETISKKVEVGVPLIEQGYQVPLRGKYHITIPIKNIPDESVAVYLDRVHSADVTSWNGNRIGSTGSMSPHYYAYWHKVRYYEIPNSYLVLGDNHLEVEIECNETQFRCGLFRSVPIFGSQNEIKDKMIYEDVNQIVMAALFFGIFLQQAIGYALNRSSKSGLYLAGTAIFFVCWRLPALNKIHFLGINPEILVRLLFFCQFIFPVFIMLFVHTLFERRITKIAFLTFLFDTILALIQLLELNPDVRFYFVYVWYILLAIKVPILIELLAKNYKKSSEAIVVSLGALLATLFGIADVLTDVLTGQNAYLTQYGILMFLFSGVLAIALQSARTKKELRNLNESLEMIVTLRTQELQKQYKLLHDDLIMAASLQSKLIPPMEFEYERLHVASTFMPMEKIGGDYFDYCIHEDGSLTFLLCDVLGHGIAAALIASMLKVNFLEIAPKIKDPSLFLNELNLKMLPVVEKNYITAVACHFDLKNELFHYSVMGHPSPFHINRNNHTLEALTGRGPIMGWKKDVQLETFTSPLLSGDRYFFYTDGITESHNREKEMFGEIRLRSQLMEGMSLGPKDLNEKIRKEIKKFAFRLSDDVTYFTIDFL from the coding sequence ATGAAGTTTATTTTACCTTTTATTTTACTTACATATTCTCTCTCTGCAGAAGTGATCACACTGGGTTCGGGTTGGACCTTCCAACAATCGGGAGAAACCATTTCTAAAAAAGTAGAAGTAGGGGTCCCTTTGATCGAACAAGGATATCAAGTTCCACTTCGAGGTAAATACCATATCACAATTCCAATCAAAAACATTCCAGATGAGTCTGTTGCTGTTTATCTAGATAGAGTTCACTCCGCTGATGTAACATCCTGGAATGGAAATCGAATCGGATCCACAGGAAGTATGTCTCCTCATTATTATGCGTATTGGCACAAAGTGAGATATTATGAGATCCCAAATTCCTATCTGGTATTAGGTGACAATCATTTGGAAGTCGAGATTGAATGTAATGAAACTCAATTTCGATGTGGTTTGTTCCGCTCTGTTCCAATCTTTGGTTCTCAAAATGAAATCAAAGACAAAATGATTTATGAAGACGTAAATCAAATTGTAATGGCGGCTTTATTCTTTGGAATTTTTTTGCAACAAGCGATTGGTTATGCGTTAAATCGTTCTTCTAAATCAGGATTGTACCTAGCTGGAACTGCGATTTTTTTTGTTTGTTGGAGGTTACCTGCGCTCAACAAAATCCATTTTTTAGGGATTAATCCTGAAATCTTGGTTAGGTTGTTATTTTTTTGTCAGTTTATTTTCCCAGTTTTTATTATGTTATTCGTTCATACTTTATTTGAGCGAAGGATAACCAAAATTGCATTCCTTACTTTTTTATTCGATACAATTTTGGCTCTCATTCAGTTGTTAGAGTTAAATCCTGATGTTCGATTTTATTTCGTGTATGTTTGGTACATTTTACTTGCCATTAAAGTGCCAATCTTAATTGAACTTCTTGCAAAAAATTATAAAAAATCATCGGAAGCAATTGTTGTTTCACTAGGCGCACTGCTTGCCACACTTTTTGGAATCGCTGATGTTTTAACAGATGTCCTAACAGGGCAAAATGCATATTTAACACAATATGGGATACTTATGTTTTTGTTTTCAGGGGTTCTCGCTATCGCCTTACAAAGTGCCAGAACGAAGAAGGAATTACGAAACTTAAATGAATCTCTGGAAATGATTGTCACTCTAAGGACTCAAGAGCTCCAAAAACAATATAAACTTCTACATGATGATTTGATTATGGCAGCAAGTCTTCAATCCAAACTAATTCCGCCAATGGAGTTTGAATATGAAAGATTGCATGTCGCCTCCACTTTTATGCCCATGGAAAAAATAGGCGGGGATTATTTTGATTATTGTATTCATGAAGATGGATCGTTAACTTTTTTGTTATGTGATGTGTTGGGACATGGGATTGCAGCCGCTCTCATTGCCAGTATGTTAAAAGTAAATTTTTTGGAAATTGCTCCAAAAATCAAAGATCCATCTCTATTTTTGAATGAATTGAATTTAAAAATGTTACCAGTAGTGGAAAAGAATTATATAACGGCTGTTGCGTGTCATTTTGATTTAAAAAACGAACTTTTTCATTACTCAGTGATGGGCCATCCAAGTCCCTTTCACATCAATCGAAACAATCATACATTGGAAGCGCTCACTGGTCGCGGTCCCATTATGGGTTGGAAAAAAGATGTGCAATTGGAAACATTTACATCTCCTTTGTTATCAGGGGATCGTTACTTTTTTTATACCGATGGAATTACAGAAAGCCATAACAGGGAGAAAGAAATGTTCGGAGAAATACGATTACGTTCCCAGTTAATGGAAGGAATGTCTCTCGGACCTAAGGATTTAAATGAAAAAATCAGAAAGGAAATCAAAAAATTCGCTTTTCGGTTGTCAGATGATGTAACTTACTTTACGATCGACTTCCTATGA
- a CDS encoding Fur family transcriptional regulator codes for MDLSYQKTKELLESHGIRPTSQRLEMAHLLLEKHQHLFAEEVFQLVNTHFPHASRATIFNNLKLFAEKGLLGTLELKSGVTHFDSNTNTHHHALNENSGEIVDIELNQSLEKTVLAELKRSYFEKTGKELDQAKLVITLRGK; via the coding sequence ATGGATCTCAGTTACCAAAAAACAAAGGAACTCTTGGAATCTCATGGAATCCGGCCTACGTCACAACGCTTGGAAATGGCCCACCTCCTCCTCGAGAAGCACCAACATTTGTTTGCGGAGGAAGTTTTTCAACTCGTGAATACCCATTTCCCTCATGCCTCGAGAGCTACCATTTTCAACAACCTCAAACTGTTTGCAGAAAAAGGACTTTTGGGAACTCTCGAATTAAAATCAGGCGTCACTCATTTCGACTCCAATACGAACACACACCATCACGCACTCAATGAAAATTCTGGAGAGATTGTCGATATCGAATTGAATCAATCTTTAGAAAAGACAGTTTTAGCCGAACTCAAACGTAGTTACTTTGAAAAAACTGGCAAAGAATTAGATCAGGCAAAATTAGTCATCACGCTTAGAGGGAAATAA
- a CDS encoding ketopantoate reductase family protein, with amino-acid sequence MKPLYPSIAICGIGSVTVTIIHAFHQNNVPFKVLCKDLTRLEWLQKNPIQFQGPNGKTTTIRLTNHLLLLSDTKKTYDYIILGCKNQILPEYVNITKQYLKPEGKWILIQNGLPEGQFFSLKNQIIGGVVGWNTQTLEDGSYFQSNHGSLVLGESNKNKLEPFWKTYLEPWISVVLTEDLLGYRWHKLGINSIINGLAASKQMSLGELFLKKSGRMEAIQILSEIKHIMQKLNIKEQVVPGSFPIQKLGDGDGALPLWLRHLILFFLGIKYFKIRTSMVQDLDQKRKTEINFINGEVVRVAKENGILVPANETVVEKVLRIETSF; translated from the coding sequence ATGAAACCACTTTATCCATCCATCGCAATTTGTGGCATTGGATCTGTCACAGTGACCATAATTCATGCCTTTCACCAAAACAATGTTCCGTTCAAAGTCCTTTGTAAAGATTTGACTCGATTGGAATGGTTACAAAAAAATCCAATTCAATTCCAAGGTCCAAATGGCAAAACCACCACGATCCGCCTTACAAATCATTTACTCTTATTATCCGATACAAAAAAAACGTATGACTATATCATCCTGGGATGCAAAAATCAGATTTTACCAGAGTACGTTAACATCACCAAACAATATTTAAAACCAGAAGGGAAATGGATCCTGATTCAAAATGGATTGCCGGAAGGACAATTTTTTTCGCTCAAAAATCAAATCATCGGTGGAGTTGTTGGGTGGAATACGCAAACGTTAGAGGATGGATCCTACTTCCAATCCAATCATGGAAGTTTGGTTTTAGGAGAATCCAACAAAAACAAACTTGAGCCATTTTGGAAAACATATCTAGAGCCTTGGATTTCGGTTGTACTCACAGAAGATCTTTTGGGTTACCGATGGCATAAACTCGGAATCAATTCGATTATCAATGGTCTGGCAGCATCGAAACAAATGAGTTTAGGTGAGTTATTTCTCAAAAAATCAGGTAGAATGGAAGCGATTCAAATCCTTTCAGAAATCAAACACATCATGCAAAAGCTGAATATAAAGGAACAAGTAGTTCCCGGATCTTTCCCCATACAAAAATTAGGTGATGGAGATGGTGCTTTACCTTTATGGCTAAGGCATTTGATTCTTTTTTTTCTTGGTATCAAATACTTTAAAATCAGAACGTCAATGGTTCAAGATTTAGACCAGAAACGAAAAACTGAAATTAATTTTATCAATGGAGAAGTCGTGCGAGTTGCCAAAGAAAATGGTATTTTAGTTCCCGCAAATGAAACGGTCGTGGAAAAAGTTTTACGGATAGAAACGAGTTTCTAA
- a CDS encoding winged helix-turn-helix transcriptional regulator, which yields MTKELKRKPKETSKKVAQWTFLSNHSHVLICLSKDPEMRLKDVAVLVGITERAVQTIVKDLVDASILQKSKDGRRNQYIIQTEQKLRHPLEANHSISELLKLGK from the coding sequence ATGACGAAAGAACTTAAGCGTAAACCAAAAGAAACTTCCAAAAAAGTCGCTCAATGGACGTTTCTCTCGAATCATTCCCATGTCTTAATTTGTTTAAGTAAAGATCCAGAAATGCGTTTGAAAGATGTGGCCGTACTGGTTGGAATCACAGAGAGGGCCGTGCAAACCATTGTAAAAGATTTGGTAGATGCATCAATTTTACAAAAGAGTAAGGATGGAAGAAGGAATCAGTACATCATCCAAACAGAGCAAAAACTACGCCATCCCTTAGAAGCAAACCATTCGATATCAGAACTTTTAAAACTCGGAAAGTGA
- a CDS encoding motility protein, translating into MKKFFVYSLSIFYIVAGTNHFLSPQFYLEMMPDYLPFHELLNITSGLSEITLGLLVLYERMRKLACYGIILLLLAIYPANINMLMEALDGKDFGVPIWALVVRLPFQFLFIYWAWAVRDFKWSESEK; encoded by the coding sequence ATGAAGAAGTTTTTCGTATATTCACTTTCGATTTTTTACATTGTGGCTGGAACTAACCATTTCCTTTCCCCTCAATTTTACTTGGAAATGATGCCTGATTATTTGCCGTTTCACGAACTTCTTAATATCACAAGTGGGCTGTCTGAGATCACACTTGGACTGTTGGTTTTGTATGAACGTATGCGAAAATTGGCATGTTACGGAATCATTTTGTTATTACTTGCGATTTACCCTGCCAATATCAATATGCTTATGGAAGCTCTTGATGGGAAGGATTTTGGTGTTCCCATTTGGGCATTGGTAGTTAGGTTACCGTTTCAATTTTTATTTATTTATTGGGCTTGGGCTGTGCGCGATTTTAAATGGTCCGAATCCGAAAAATAG
- a CDS encoding Crp/Fnr family transcriptional regulator, whose translation MTLPFPNRFFKSVSAEDIKIVTYSKGAAIVVQNSVNTGNFFIVKSGRVSVDSEHIVVDHELAYYEAGDSFGLVSALTEHRFLVTLFADTDVELVQIPIRLLGSYLKERKELAMKILGLYSRELRTLQKHLSKANRPADREYHPERLVQNARTYLTWQKPNLAAYSLQAFLKWSRENQSTDNVQEATELFRSIASSYKPFQWDNMQSTLEPGEVLFVESEKSNEIYVVLEGNVKLFGIVRGFEYVIDVLGPGEIFGEMSLIDNAPRMASAITETKTKILRVTPENLFESVGPSLLQKIFESIARRIWFSHQRLVILRLKTPVTRLYAYLYNSIRDQDIRLGRNLDESLVTPHTIYIQMEELCNMCGIIKLKQESINEFKADTNLVIEPNRITIKSRKRLEEKLGHFKSKEGQIVA comes from the coding sequence TTGACGTTACCCTTCCCAAATCGTTTTTTTAAATCAGTGTCCGCAGAAGATATCAAAATCGTTACATACTCCAAAGGGGCAGCCATTGTTGTCCAAAACTCAGTCAATACAGGGAACTTTTTCATTGTAAAATCGGGACGGGTTTCCGTCGATTCTGAGCACATTGTTGTGGACCACGAACTTGCTTACTATGAGGCAGGGGACAGTTTTGGTTTGGTCTCGGCTCTTACAGAACATCGCTTTCTTGTGACTTTGTTTGCAGATACAGATGTCGAACTGGTTCAAATCCCCATTCGACTCCTCGGATCCTATCTGAAGGAACGAAAGGAATTGGCGATGAAAATCTTGGGTCTTTACTCCCGGGAATTACGAACCTTACAAAAACATCTTTCGAAAGCAAACAGACCAGCAGACCGCGAATACCATCCAGAACGTTTAGTACAAAATGCACGAACGTATCTAACCTGGCAAAAACCAAATTTGGCAGCATATTCTTTACAAGCATTTCTAAAGTGGTCTAGAGAAAACCAATCCACGGATAACGTACAAGAGGCTACTGAATTGTTTCGTTCGATTGCATCCTCTTACAAACCATTCCAATGGGATAATATGCAATCTACATTAGAACCAGGAGAGGTCTTATTTGTAGAGAGTGAAAAGAGTAATGAAATCTATGTAGTGTTAGAAGGTAATGTAAAACTCTTTGGGATTGTGCGTGGATTTGAATACGTCATTGATGTCCTTGGTCCAGGAGAAATTTTTGGTGAGATGTCTTTAATTGACAATGCTCCTAGAATGGCTTCCGCCATCACCGAAACAAAAACAAAAATCCTTCGAGTGACACCTGAGAATTTATTTGAGTCAGTTGGGCCTTCTCTTTTACAAAAGATCTTCGAAAGCATAGCTCGTCGTATTTGGTTTTCTCACCAAAGACTTGTCATATTGCGACTCAAAACTCCAGTCACACGATTATATGCTTATTTATACAATTCCATCCGTGACCAAGACATTCGACTTGGAAGAAATTTGGATGAGAGTCTTGTCACTCCTCATACCATTTACATCCAAATGGAAGAACTTTGTAATATGTGTGGAATCATCAAATTAAAACAAGAAAGTATCAATGAATTCAAGGCTGATACCAACCTGGTCATTGAGCCCAATCGAATTACAATCAAAAGCCGTAAACGTTTGGAAGAAAAACTTGGGCATTTCAAATCCAAAGAAGGGCAAATAGTTGCTTGA